A window of Peromyscus eremicus chromosome 7, PerEre_H2_v1, whole genome shotgun sequence contains these coding sequences:
- the LOC131915469 gene encoding inactive serine protease 45-like isoform X2 gives MATSLCGLGAWPGSLRPWVLTCLVTLMLLPPPSNSGDKENRNQPVCGKPWWPDSLKEIRHWPWEVSVRIENEHVCGGALLDFSWVISAAHCIQGNKEYSVMLGSSKLQPKGSSWARKIRVGDIILHPKYWGRNFFRFDIALLHLDIPITYNKYVQPICLPEYNFNLKVGTQCWVTGWGQTKKHSSDNLTLTPELWEAEVFIMDNKKCDRVFHKKSFYPRVIPLIRKNMICATNYGVDSCYEDPGGPLACEIDGRWILAGVLSRKKACIEAQNPGVYTRLSKFTRWIQEQRNHGALPAPCRASYPLLLFWLLQLPVGL, from the exons ATGGCTACGTCGTTGTGTGGCCTGGGTGCTTGGCCTGGATCCTTGAGGCCTTGGGTCTTAACCTGTCTTGTGACGCTGATGTTGCTGCCTCCGCCTTCAAATTCAG gTGATAAAGAGAACCGCAACCAACCAG TTTGTGGCAAGCCCTGGTGGCCAGACAGTTTGAAGGAGATCCGCCATTGGCCCTGGGAAGTGAGCGTTCGCATAGAAAATGAACACGTGTGTGGAGGGGCCCTCCTTGATTTCAGTTGGGTGATCTCTGCAGCTCACTGCATCCAAGG CAACAAAGAATACTCAGTGATGCTGGGTAGCAGCAAGCTGCAACCCAAAGGCTCTTCCTGGGCCCGGAAGATTCGTGTGGGTGACATCATTTTACATCCCAAGTACTGGGGCCGGAACTTCTTCAGATTCGATATTGCCCTTCTCCATCTGGATATTCCTATCACCTACAACAAGTATGTGCAGCCCATCTGTCTCCCAGAGTACAACTTCAACTTGAAGGTTGGGACTCAGTGCTGGGTGACTGGCTGGGGGCAGACTAAGAAGCACTCCTCGG ACAACTTGACACTGACTCCAgagctctgggaggcagaggtattCATTATGGACAACAAAAAGTGTGACCGTGTTTTCCACAAGAAGTCCTTCTATCCCCGAGTTATCCCCCTTATCCGGAAGAACATGATCTGTGCCACTAATTATGGAGTGGACTCGTGCTAT GAGGATCCTGGGGGGCCGTTGGCTTGTGAAATTGATGGAAGATGGATTCTGGCTGGGGTGTTATCGCGGAAGAAGGCTTGCATCGAAGCTCAGAATCCAGGTGTATACACTCGCCTCAGCAAATTTACCAGATGGATCCAGGAGCAAAGGAACCACGGGGCACTGCCAGCGCCCTGCAGGGCCTCCTACCCCCTACTCCTGTTCTGGCTGCTGCAGCTCCCAGTGGGTCTGTGA
- the LOC131915469 gene encoding inactive serine protease 45-like isoform X1 — protein sequence MATSLCGLGAWPGSLRPWVLTCLVTLMLLPPPSNSGDKENRNQPVCGKPWWPDSLKEIRHWPWEVSVRIENEHVCGGALLDFSWVISAAHCIQGNKEYSVMLGSSKLQPKGSSWARKIRVGDIILHPKYWGRNFFRFDIALLHLDIPITYNKYVQPICLPEYNFNLKVGTQCWVTGWGQTKKHSSDNLTLTPELWEAEVFIMDNKKCDRVFHKKSFYPRVIPLIRKNMICATNYGVDSCYVSFWGLCATLFLREDPGGPLACEIDGRWILAGVLSRKKACIEAQNPGVYTRLSKFTRWIQEQRNHGALPAPCRASYPLLLFWLLQLPVGL from the exons ATGGCTACGTCGTTGTGTGGCCTGGGTGCTTGGCCTGGATCCTTGAGGCCTTGGGTCTTAACCTGTCTTGTGACGCTGATGTTGCTGCCTCCGCCTTCAAATTCAG gTGATAAAGAGAACCGCAACCAACCAG TTTGTGGCAAGCCCTGGTGGCCAGACAGTTTGAAGGAGATCCGCCATTGGCCCTGGGAAGTGAGCGTTCGCATAGAAAATGAACACGTGTGTGGAGGGGCCCTCCTTGATTTCAGTTGGGTGATCTCTGCAGCTCACTGCATCCAAGG CAACAAAGAATACTCAGTGATGCTGGGTAGCAGCAAGCTGCAACCCAAAGGCTCTTCCTGGGCCCGGAAGATTCGTGTGGGTGACATCATTTTACATCCCAAGTACTGGGGCCGGAACTTCTTCAGATTCGATATTGCCCTTCTCCATCTGGATATTCCTATCACCTACAACAAGTATGTGCAGCCCATCTGTCTCCCAGAGTACAACTTCAACTTGAAGGTTGGGACTCAGTGCTGGGTGACTGGCTGGGGGCAGACTAAGAAGCACTCCTCGG ACAACTTGACACTGACTCCAgagctctgggaggcagaggtattCATTATGGACAACAAAAAGTGTGACCGTGTTTTCCACAAGAAGTCCTTCTATCCCCGAGTTATCCCCCTTATCCGGAAGAACATGATCTGTGCCACTAATTATGGAGTGGACTCGTGCTATGTGAGTTTCTGGGGGCTTTGTGCAACTCTCTTTCTGAGG GAGGATCCTGGGGGGCCGTTGGCTTGTGAAATTGATGGAAGATGGATTCTGGCTGGGGTGTTATCGCGGAAGAAGGCTTGCATCGAAGCTCAGAATCCAGGTGTATACACTCGCCTCAGCAAATTTACCAGATGGATCCAGGAGCAAAGGAACCACGGGGCACTGCCAGCGCCCTGCAGGGCCTCCTACCCCCTACTCCTGTTCTGGCTGCTGCAGCTCCCAGTGGGTCTGTGA
- the LOC131915469 gene encoding inactive serine protease 45-like isoform X3: MSRGTSGKGRVLGGGRCIVVWETDVCQVGFCISCSNKEYSVMLGSSKLQPKGSSWARKIRVGDIILHPKYWGRNFFRFDIALLHLDIPITYNKYVQPICLPEYNFNLKVGTQCWVTGWGQTKKHSSDNLTLTPELWEAEVFIMDNKKCDRVFHKKSFYPRVIPLIRKNMICATNYGVDSCYVSFWGLCATLFLREDPGGPLACEIDGRWILAGVLSRKKACIEAQNPGVYTRLSKFTRWIQEQRNHGALPAPCRASYPLLLFWLLQLPVGL; the protein is encoded by the exons ATGTCTCGCGGGACTTCAGGGAAAGGAAGGGTCCTGGGAGGAGGCAGGTGCATAGTTGTGTGGGAAACGGATGTCTGCCAGGTGGGCTTCTGTATCTCCTGCAGCAACAAAGAATACTCAGTGATGCTGGGTAGCAGCAAGCTGCAACCCAAAGGCTCTTCCTGGGCCCGGAAGATTCGTGTGGGTGACATCATTTTACATCCCAAGTACTGGGGCCGGAACTTCTTCAGATTCGATATTGCCCTTCTCCATCTGGATATTCCTATCACCTACAACAAGTATGTGCAGCCCATCTGTCTCCCAGAGTACAACTTCAACTTGAAGGTTGGGACTCAGTGCTGGGTGACTGGCTGGGGGCAGACTAAGAAGCACTCCTCGG ACAACTTGACACTGACTCCAgagctctgggaggcagaggtattCATTATGGACAACAAAAAGTGTGACCGTGTTTTCCACAAGAAGTCCTTCTATCCCCGAGTTATCCCCCTTATCCGGAAGAACATGATCTGTGCCACTAATTATGGAGTGGACTCGTGCTATGTGAGTTTCTGGGGGCTTTGTGCAACTCTCTTTCTGAGG GAGGATCCTGGGGGGCCGTTGGCTTGTGAAATTGATGGAAGATGGATTCTGGCTGGGGTGTTATCGCGGAAGAAGGCTTGCATCGAAGCTCAGAATCCAGGTGTATACACTCGCCTCAGCAAATTTACCAGATGGATCCAGGAGCAAAGGAACCACGGGGCACTGCCAGCGCCCTGCAGGGCCTCCTACCCCCTACTCCTGTTCTGGCTGCTGCAGCTCCCAGTGGGTCTGTGA